GCTGCGTCACACAAGTCTACCTTTTCATATGGGCTTTGGGCACAGAGATCATGCTCCTCTCTTTCATGGCCTTTGACCGCTACTCAGCCATCTGCCATCCTTTGCGATATCCAGTCATCATGAAGAAGGAACTGTGCCTTGGGGTAGTGACTGGTGTATGGGTGACCGGGATGGTTGATTCTGCAGTTCACACAGGCCTGGTGCTCCAGCTTTCCTTCTGTGACTCAAATATCATCAACCACTTCTTTTGTGACCTGCCTCCACTGTTTGCACTGTCTTGTTCAGACATCCggataaataaaatcatggcttacgctgctgctgttgttttcaCCATGGGCAGCTGTATGCTAACGCTAATATCATACATGTTCATTCTGACAGCCATCTTTAGAATCCGATCCGCTGAGGGAAAGAAAAAAGCCTTCTCCACTTGTTCTTCCCACCTTCTAGTGGTCAGCTTTTACTTCTCCACTATCATCTACACGTACGTCAGGCCTGCCTCATCCTATGCTTCAGAAGAAGACAAGGTGGTAGCTATCCTTTATTCTGTGGCAACTCCTGTGCTCAACCCTCTTATATATTCCCTGAGAAACAAAGATGTTAAACAGGCTCTCAAAAAGCTTGTAGGTCAATTTCTATTGAGGCCTACATTACAGTAATGGCTGTAGAATGTTGGGCTGACTTTGGGCAATCCTGGTAGAGTGTTGTGTTTAGATTGGGACTGTCCGCCATCTTGGGACTGTCCCCCATTCTTGAATAATTgagaagcagaagaaaaaaattgGCCAGAAaatagtgacactctaggaagtTCCCTCAGTCTGTATGGTCTTCAGGGAAAACTTGGAGGCTGTGatcatgcacactaaataatggactttcaatccactttcaatgcacttttcaactggattttacttgtgTGAACCGGCAAGAtcaagttggaaagtgcactgaaagtggattgaaagtgcattatttagtgtgtgatcgcagcccttgAGTATCACCTGGAAGGAATGTTGCATCCTCTCAAACTTCATCTTCCTCAGGCTCTGCCTTCAACATTTTTCTTCATTTGGCAAGGCTGTACTGACAACTTGTCTCCATTACACCATTGAGTAAATTTTGTCCAGTCACCTTTTGTTGGTCTCACCTATCTCACCAGATGAAAGGAATTGGttaaaaccaggacttttttgtagcaggaactcctttgcatattaggccacacacccctgctcctCCAAGAGCcacaatccttcaagagtttacagggcacaccagcatcctccaagagcttacagggctcttagtacaaggcctattctaagctccaggaggattggctacatcagggtgtgtgtcctaatatgcaaagcagaagaagatgatgatgatattggatttatttcccaccctatactctgatctcagagtctcagaatggtcacaatctcctctacctccccaacccacaacagacaccttgtgaggtaggtggggctgagagagcttttacagcaaataccctttcaaggacaactcctgtgaaaactatggctgacccaaggtcattccagcagctgcaagtgaaagagtgaggaatcaaacccggttctcccagataagagtccatgcacttaatcactacactaaactggctctctctttttttttgttcccactacaaaaaaaatccctggttaaAACTATGTATGCCTGTCTGACCTTCCTGGAAGAAGGGTAAAATTTAAATGTAACTTATTAATTAATAGCTGTATGTTACTGCATGCAATGCTGAAATGTGAACTAGTTTCCATAACTCATTTTGGTGCGGTTATCCAAGGACCGCAGAATGAGCTAGCACCCAATGAGTGAGCAAGGCACACCCACAAGGCTCTGATTGCTAAGACCTCCCACAAAGTACCCCAGGAGCTGTAGCACTGTGTGGGCACTGATCACTCTTGTTTAGATTGATCCATCTTCTCacagaactacaactcccagcattCTTTTAGCAGGCAGGAAGCAGTCAATGTTGAAATGGGTTTACGCTTGCAGGGTAGATGGCATAGTCAGGTTAACCTGTTCCCTGATGAGGAAACAAGGAACTGCAAGGGATTATAGTTCCAGGTAAAAGTCCAGCCTCTGCCCAAAAGGAGGGAGATTCAAGCCATATCATGTGGAGACACATGCCAGGTTGCTGTAGCATCTCACTCCCTCCCTCATTTTACAGATGAAAGTAGGAACCCTCAAAGCTCTCCTGTTCTTACACCAAGAGCATAGCCTGAGCATGTCCCTACCTTGAGAACTGCACGTTGTAGTCACTTCTCCCTCTGCTGTTTCCCTCCATTGTTATATATTCTTCTTCTGGTCTATTTGTTCCTTCACAGCATCATTTAAATAGGTGGTgcaggataaataaataaattttaaaatgcaaatctACTGGTTGATAGTGTTTTATGTCTTTTAATGAGAACTGGTGACTTTTGCGGACTATGTAGCATGTAgattttttcaaataaataaaatccaagaggtgggtagggttgccaattctggattgggaaattcctggagatttgggggtggagcctggggaagggactctgcatggtataatgccatagagtccatcctccaaaacagccatcttctccagcgGGATTCAACTTTTGTTGTCTGGAGGTAAGTTGTAGTTCCAGATCTCCGGGGTCCACCTGGAGATTTGCATCCTTAGAGGTTGGTTCAGAGaagtttcctcccttcctccacacCTGCAGCCGTGGCTTACACTCTCCCTCTCTGTCAGTTCTCCTCCGCTATTTCCAGCTGACATCCCCCACCTTTGTCTCATTCATGAGCTGGTCACTATTGCCTGCTCCTTTTCCTCCCTTACTGGCCATTTTCAGTTCACTATCAGTGTTCCTTAGCATTTTGAATTATACCAAAAATACAACCTAAACTCTAGCGGTTGGTTTTTGCAatatctgcacatgcacagatataactgaattggggggggggggctcaaaatGAAATTAATCTGAAAACCTGAAGGAGGGAGTTCTCCCATGGTTGCAGAATCCTAAATAGTAGCTGCATCTGTTCCTGTTGCACAGATTTGCTATTGCACAAGAACTAGGCCTTAGACACACAGTGCAATGCTCATAACACTTTCCTAGGAGTTACCCCCAATGAGTAGGATTCAGTAGGCTTCTGAGTAGACTGGCATAGGATTTCAGGGGTAttgatggatccagatgtggtttTATTACATATGTGGTTTTGTGGTTTTATTACTTATGTGCTTTTATTCTGTATGTCATAATTTATTGGCTGCCTTGGCAGCCCTCGCGAAGGCAGAAAGGTGAGATGTATATTTTGTCAGATAAAATAAAGATTGTGCCTCATACAGAACACCCCCACTCCCAGTAGTTTATGGCTTGTGCAAATGGTAATGCCATTCATTGCCTCCTTCAGCCAGGCTTCCAGTCTAAATCTCAACCATAGTGAAATTCATCCCCTCATTATGAAGATGGACAACCTGCCAGGTTCACAAGATTAGGTAGTGATGGAGAGGAGAAGGCATTCAGCATCTCTCCTTGATCATCTTGCAAGCTGCTGCAAGATTTTGCTCTTGTTTCTGGTCCTTTACTGCCACCAAGTGATCCCTCTTGCTATATGCAAAGTTATTAGTTTTTTCAGACTCTTCTAAGAATTTAAACACTGGCAAAAGGCCAGAGTTCTAGTGAGCATTCATTTTTTCAGCACAGAATGCCTGGTAAAACATGGCTGGATTTCACATCAACCATGTCACCTACTTTCAGTATTAGGGGAAGGAGGATATGGGATATTATCTGTCTTAATCAcaatgaaagggaagaaaaggaTCATCGGGTGCCATAATTGGGGCAGACATTCAATTACATCAAGCTGAAGAtaataagaagagccttgctggttcAGATCAATGGTCTGAAAATCTTCCCCCAGTTTCTGACAGATATCCCTGGAAGTCCACAAGCTGGACACAAAGATGATAGCCTTTTGATGTTGCTTCCTTGCAGCTAAGCATTCAGCATATGGCTGTAAATGTGGTGGAACCACATTGTTGTAAAGGTGGAGCTTCCCAACAGTGGTCACGGCGAATTATATTTTTGTGTGTCCTTCacagtctgcctttctctcccAGTCTCCAGGCAGAAAGCAACTGAAATCACCTCCTAGTATTGCAATTGACAATGTTTTATTGAACTGTCAATTCTATCAGAATATTTGAAATACTTATATGGCTTCAATTTTATCCAGGTAGAACcaaatattcaaaatatttacATTACTCCAATTTTATCCAGGCAGAACCAATCAATTTTATATTTCTCTCCTTCTTGTAAATTGTTGTAATGAAACAACCTTTAAAGTAGTCAGATTTTTGCTCAGAGATGCTTAATTACACAAAAGCGTAGAACCCAGTCTTACTATCTTAACCTAGTATTGCATTTTATGCTTAGTGTGTCTCATGCATTTCAGatatggaaccaatgtaaacGTTTGCTAATGACTTTGATTCCTAATTCTGATCTTGGATTGTAATAAACTTAACTAACTGACAAACAGGAAGGTTTTCAGTCTGGGGACTTTCCTGTTTAGcaactttaactggagatgtcagagacTGCCTTGTAAATTACCACTCTGGTACTGCACTTTACAGTTCAGCAGTCAAAGTGGTGTtgcttgcccccccagtcggaagaacgagacaacacagtATATGGAtataaacagggcaactttattgaaccaa
The sequence above is a segment of the Heteronotia binoei isolate CCM8104 ecotype False Entrance Well chromosome 15, APGP_CSIRO_Hbin_v1, whole genome shotgun sequence genome. Coding sequences within it:
- the LOC132584160 gene encoding olfactory receptor 13G1-like, encoding MEMKNQSVIQEFILLGLSSSPEHQMAIFWGFSFLYTAALVGNFLYILTICTCRKLHTPMYFLLINLSIANMLCISVTIPKMLQITLAHRKTISFAGCVTQVYLFIWALGTEIMLLSFMAFDRYSAICHPLRYPVIMKKELCLGVVTGVWVTGMVDSAVHTGLVLQLSFCDSNIINHFFCDLPPLFALSCSDIRINKIMAYAAAVVFTMGSCMLTLISYMFILTAIFRIRSAEGKKKAFSTCSSHLLVVSFYFSTIIYTYVRPASSYASEEDKVVAILYSVATPVLNPLIYSLRNKDVKQALKKLVGQFLLRPTLQ